Proteins encoded together in one Cryptosporangium aurantiacum window:
- a CDS encoding YciI family protein, with translation MKYVVLIYQGDAQERQAALSEDEQKQVYADYQAINETPGVTSVPPMGPAANATTVRVEGGKTLTTDGPFIGMKEAVGGAFILEADDLDAAIEIAARVPAARYGGAVEIRPSEVYW, from the coding sequence ATGAAGTACGTGGTCCTGATCTACCAGGGTGACGCACAGGAGCGACAGGCCGCGCTGTCCGAGGACGAGCAGAAGCAGGTCTACGCCGACTACCAAGCGATCAACGAGACTCCCGGCGTCACGTCGGTGCCGCCGATGGGGCCGGCCGCGAACGCGACGACGGTCCGAGTCGAAGGCGGCAAGACGCTGACGACCGACGGCCCGTTCATCGGCATGAAGGAAGCCGTGGGCGGCGCGTTCATCCTGGAAGCCGACGACCTGGACGCGGCGATCGAGATCGCCGCCCGGGTCCCCGCGGCACGCTACGGCGGCGCCGTCGAGATCCGACCCTCGGAAGTGTATTGGTAA
- a CDS encoding RNA polymerase sigma factor, which translates to MVTTLEQIFRDEWGRVVAILIGLLGDFDLAEEAAQEAFAIAAERWPRQGIPTNPRAWLMTTARNRATDRIRRDQVGAAKLGLLAATDRVEAPMNATTFPDERLELIFTCCHPALAVEAQVALTLRTLGGLTTGQIARAFLVPEPTMAQRLTRAKRKIRAAGIPFRVPPAHLLRERLDVVLAVVYLIFNEGYGGRDELGAEALWLGRALAELLPDAAEVHGLLAMMLLHDSRRDARFRGGELVLLADQDRSRWNTTQITAGRAELDRALALSGRGPYVLQAAIASLHAETPCDWPQIAALYGALARLTGSPVVELNRAIAIAETDGAAAGLRIVDNLGLDDFRYAHATRADLLRRLGRADEACDAYRRAWLLTDVGAERRFLERRLSELGADATS; encoded by the coding sequence TTGGTAACGACACTCGAGCAGATCTTCCGCGACGAATGGGGCCGCGTCGTAGCGATCCTGATCGGCCTCCTCGGCGACTTCGACCTCGCCGAGGAGGCCGCCCAGGAGGCCTTCGCGATCGCGGCCGAGCGGTGGCCACGTCAGGGCATTCCCACCAACCCGCGCGCCTGGCTGATGACGACCGCCCGCAACCGAGCGACCGACCGCATCCGCCGCGATCAGGTCGGCGCGGCCAAGCTCGGTCTGCTCGCCGCTACCGATCGTGTGGAGGCGCCGATGAACGCCACGACGTTTCCCGACGAGCGGCTGGAACTCATCTTTACCTGCTGCCACCCGGCGCTCGCCGTCGAGGCGCAGGTCGCGCTCACCTTGCGGACGCTCGGCGGGCTGACCACCGGCCAGATCGCCCGCGCGTTCCTCGTCCCGGAGCCCACGATGGCGCAGCGGCTCACGCGCGCCAAGCGCAAGATCAGGGCAGCCGGCATCCCGTTCCGGGTGCCGCCCGCGCACCTGCTCCGCGAACGCCTCGACGTGGTTCTCGCCGTCGTCTACCTCATCTTCAACGAGGGCTACGGCGGCCGTGACGAACTCGGGGCCGAGGCACTCTGGCTGGGACGCGCGCTGGCCGAACTGCTCCCCGACGCCGCCGAGGTCCACGGGCTGCTGGCGATGATGCTCCTGCACGACTCCCGCCGCGACGCCCGCTTCCGCGGTGGCGAGCTGGTGCTGCTCGCCGACCAGGACCGATCCCGGTGGAACACCACGCAGATCACCGCCGGACGCGCTGAGCTCGACCGCGCGCTCGCCCTGAGCGGCCGTGGGCCCTACGTCCTGCAGGCCGCCATCGCCTCGCTGCACGCCGAGACGCCCTGCGACTGGCCGCAGATCGCCGCACTGTACGGCGCGTTGGCCCGCCTGACCGGCTCCCCCGTCGTCGAGCTGAACCGCGCGATCGCGATCGCCGAGACCGACGGCGCCGCGGCGGGCTTGCGGATCGTCGACAACCTCGGTCTCGACGACTTCCGCTACGCCCACGCGACCAGGGCCGACCTCCTGCGGCGCCTCGGGCGCGCCGACGAGGCGTGTGACGCCTATCGACGTGCGTGGCTACTCACCGACGTCGGCGCCGAACGTCGCTTCCTCGAACGCCGGCTCAGCGAACTGGGAGCTGACGCGACTTCATAG
- a CDS encoding GntR family transcriptional regulator, whose translation MLDPDLDRALYRQLADLLRADIRSGVYGPGTPIPSEAKLIASHGIGRNTVRLAMEVLRDEGLVVTRQGRGTFVLSPDAMKSRQLPVR comes from the coding sequence ATGTTGGACCCGGATCTTGACCGAGCGTTGTACCGGCAACTGGCTGACCTTCTGCGCGCCGACATCCGCAGTGGTGTCTACGGCCCGGGTACGCCGATTCCCTCGGAGGCCAAGCTGATCGCCAGCCACGGCATCGGCCGCAACACCGTACGTCTGGCGATGGAGGTGCTGCGCGATGAAGGCCTCGTCGTGACCCGCCAGGGCCGCGGCACGTTCGTCCTCAGCCCTGACGCTATGAAGTCGCGTCAGCTCCCAGTTCGCTGA
- a CDS encoding acyl-CoA dehydrogenase family protein has translation MDLSLLQLTAEEQAFADDVRSYLGEHMTDEGREHERRTGDGFWEPVHLALGRRGWLFPTSPVVEGGAGLDPVRARILELELVRHEVPGITRGTTGLVWPSVKKFGQPALLAELGSGVTEGRIRFALGYTEPDGGSDIAAAKTRAVRDGDSWMINGAKMFTTGAHNCQYTFLLTRTDPSLPKHAGLTMFLVPLDAPGVEIHAIRTYGGERTNIVYFGDVLIDDRYRLGGVNAGWSVLHEPLDAEHALGTSDVVSDISGGITFSRLLEHGVDAVARWAKTANPSAAEDSAFLEALGRAAMEAEVARVTPGPMGRIKGSDVLVQQAPLLLDLVGPQALLPRGADGALDDGLLEFNHRFAQGTATYGGTVEVFRGIVAQHVLGLPRPTYPGSKALVAPRSTADPR, from the coding sequence GTGGACCTCAGCCTGCTGCAGCTCACTGCTGAAGAACAAGCATTTGCCGACGACGTCCGCAGCTACCTCGGCGAGCACATGACCGACGAGGGCCGCGAGCACGAGCGGCGTACCGGCGACGGGTTCTGGGAGCCGGTGCACCTGGCGCTGGGACGCCGCGGGTGGCTGTTTCCCACTAGCCCGGTCGTGGAGGGTGGGGCGGGGCTCGACCCGGTGCGTGCCCGGATCCTCGAGCTCGAGCTGGTTCGGCACGAGGTCCCCGGGATCACTCGCGGCACCACCGGGTTGGTGTGGCCGAGCGTCAAGAAGTTCGGTCAGCCCGCGTTGCTGGCCGAGCTCGGCAGCGGTGTGACGGAGGGGCGGATCCGGTTCGCGCTCGGGTATACCGAGCCCGACGGCGGCTCCGACATCGCTGCGGCCAAGACGCGTGCCGTCCGCGACGGCGATAGCTGGATGATCAACGGCGCCAAGATGTTCACGACCGGCGCGCACAACTGTCAGTACACGTTCCTGCTCACTCGCACCGATCCGTCGCTGCCGAAACACGCCGGCCTGACGATGTTCCTGGTGCCGTTGGACGCTCCCGGGGTCGAGATCCACGCGATCCGCACCTACGGTGGCGAGCGCACCAACATCGTGTACTTCGGCGACGTCCTCATCGACGACCGGTACCGGCTCGGCGGGGTCAACGCGGGCTGGTCGGTGCTGCACGAACCGCTGGACGCCGAGCACGCGCTCGGGACGTCGGACGTCGTCAGCGACATCTCCGGCGGGATCACGTTCTCGCGCCTTCTCGAGCACGGGGTCGATGCGGTGGCGCGCTGGGCGAAGACGGCGAACCCGTCGGCCGCCGAGGACTCCGCCTTTCTCGAAGCGCTCGGCAGGGCCGCGATGGAAGCCGAGGTCGCGCGGGTGACGCCGGGGCCGATGGGCCGGATCAAAGGTTCCGACGTCCTGGTGCAGCAGGCACCGTTGCTCCTGGACCTGGTAGGCCCGCAGGCTCTGTTGCCGCGCGGCGCCGACGGTGCGCTGGACGACGGGCTGCTGGAGTTCAACCACCGATTCGCGCAGGGCACCGCTACCTACGGCGGCACGGTGGAGGTGTTCCGCGGAATCGTCGCGCAGCACGTGCTCGGCCTGCCGCGTCCGACGTATCCCGGCAGCAAAGCGTTGGTGGCGCCCCGGAGTACCGCCGATCCTCGCTGA
- a CDS encoding acyl-CoA dehydrogenase family protein gives MGSLDRDALRRQDFSLDDNQLAVHNAFADFYANESPTSVVRAAEPLGHDKALWAQLVSMGAASMGLPESAGGDGATLLDLVLVAERHGHAVAPAPFISHAVATRLLAASGLREGATGERIVTLALEPVPPGARRLVPDAAIAADVVVYDGETLALHSAAQPSEHVPNQGSTPLGWWQADPGAAVTGLATGERAATLHRRAVSEWKLLTAAALVGMTEAALTLGVEFSKTRETLGVPIGTLQGVAFPLVDVQIGISGVQNLVRKAAWMTENEPDTQPELVPLAFAAANEVATRGTTVAAHVQGGLGFTTEADASLYFLRAKGWGVLAGNPADGLREAAALLIARA, from the coding sequence ATGGGTTCATTGGATCGAGACGCGCTTCGGCGGCAGGACTTCTCGCTGGACGACAATCAGCTAGCGGTCCACAACGCGTTCGCCGACTTCTACGCCAACGAGTCGCCGACCAGCGTGGTCCGTGCCGCCGAGCCGTTGGGCCACGACAAAGCGCTGTGGGCGCAGCTGGTGTCGATGGGCGCCGCGTCGATGGGCCTGCCGGAGTCCGCAGGCGGCGACGGCGCGACCCTGCTCGACCTCGTATTGGTCGCCGAGCGTCACGGCCACGCCGTGGCGCCGGCGCCGTTCATCAGCCACGCGGTGGCCACCCGGCTCCTCGCCGCGTCGGGGCTGCGTGAAGGGGCCACCGGGGAGCGCATCGTGACGCTCGCTCTCGAACCGGTCCCGCCGGGCGCGCGCCGGCTGGTCCCGGACGCCGCGATCGCGGCGGACGTCGTGGTCTACGACGGCGAAACCCTGGCGCTCCACAGCGCGGCGCAGCCGTCCGAACACGTGCCCAACCAGGGATCAACGCCGCTGGGCTGGTGGCAGGCCGATCCCGGCGCGGCCGTCACGGGCCTCGCCACCGGCGAACGTGCCGCCACGCTGCACCGGCGAGCCGTGTCCGAGTGGAAGCTGCTGACCGCCGCTGCGCTGGTCGGTATGACGGAGGCGGCGCTCACGCTCGGCGTCGAGTTCTCGAAGACCCGCGAGACGCTCGGAGTGCCCATCGGCACGCTCCAGGGTGTGGCGTTCCCCCTGGTCGACGTCCAAATTGGCATTTCGGGTGTGCAGAACCTCGTGCGCAAGGCCGCCTGGATGACGGAGAACGAGCCGGACACCCAGCCCGAGCTCGTGCCGCTGGCGTTCGCGGCAGCGAACGAGGTCGCCACGCGGGGAACCACCGTCGCCGCACACGTGCAGGGCGGGCTCGGATTCACCACCGAGGCCGACGCGAGCCTGTACTTCCTCCGTGCCAAAGGCTGGGGTGTTCTGGCCGGGAATCCGGCGGACGGGCTCCGCGAGGCGGCCGCACTGCTCATCGCTCGCGCCTAG
- a CDS encoding amidohydrolase family protein gives MRIEDMTLISIDDHVVEPPDMFEGHLPEELKDAAPKCIKDEKGIDNWVFQGASMGPMGLNAVVSWPAEEWGMDPAGYAEMRPGAYDIHSRVRDMDRNGILASMCFPTFAGFSAGFFQKAPDKDLAFRMLQAYNDWHVDEWCAAYPGRMIPIGIAPVWNQEQMVSEIHRLSAKGVRAVTMPELPHLQGVPSYHDMDYWGPVFQACSDTGTVMCLHIGAGLGALRLTPGAPIDNMIILATQVSVLAAQDLLWGPAMRTFPDLKIAWSEAGIGWIPFYLDRSDRHYTNQRWLRRDFGGSLPSEVFKAHSLACYVTDPAALKNRHEIGIETIAWECDYPHSDSIFPNAPEFVLNEMNNAGVSDDEINMITWQNSARFFGWDPFKHISKSDATVGALRATATDVDVTIRPRAEWKKMYEAAH, from the coding sequence ATGCGCATCGAGGACATGACCCTGATCAGCATCGACGACCACGTCGTCGAACCCCCCGACATGTTCGAGGGGCACCTTCCGGAGGAGCTCAAGGACGCCGCGCCCAAGTGCATCAAGGATGAAAAGGGCATCGACAACTGGGTCTTCCAGGGCGCGTCGATGGGCCCGATGGGTCTGAACGCCGTGGTCAGCTGGCCGGCCGAGGAATGGGGCATGGACCCCGCCGGCTACGCCGAGATGCGTCCCGGCGCTTACGACATCCACTCGCGCGTCCGCGACATGGACCGCAACGGCATCCTCGCGTCGATGTGCTTCCCGACGTTCGCCGGCTTCTCCGCCGGTTTCTTCCAGAAGGCCCCGGACAAGGACCTCGCGTTCCGGATGCTGCAGGCCTACAACGACTGGCATGTGGACGAGTGGTGCGCCGCCTATCCGGGCCGGATGATCCCGATCGGCATCGCGCCCGTGTGGAACCAGGAGCAGATGGTCTCGGAGATCCACCGCCTGTCGGCCAAGGGCGTCCGCGCGGTGACGATGCCGGAGCTGCCGCACCTCCAGGGCGTACCGAGTTACCACGACATGGACTACTGGGGCCCGGTCTTCCAGGCCTGCAGCGACACCGGCACGGTCATGTGCCTGCACATCGGCGCGGGGCTCGGTGCGCTCCGGCTCACCCCCGGCGCGCCGATCGACAACATGATCATCCTGGCCACTCAGGTGTCGGTGCTCGCGGCGCAGGACCTGCTCTGGGGTCCGGCGATGCGGACCTTCCCCGACCTCAAGATCGCCTGGTCCGAGGCGGGCATCGGATGGATCCCGTTCTACCTCGACCGCAGCGACCGGCACTACACCAACCAGCGCTGGCTGCGGCGTGACTTCGGTGGGTCGCTGCCCAGCGAGGTCTTCAAGGCGCACTCGCTGGCCTGCTACGTCACCGACCCGGCGGCGCTCAAGAACCGCCACGAGATCGGCATCGAGACGATCGCCTGGGAGTGCGACTACCCGCACTCCGACTCGATCTTCCCGAACGCACCCGAGTTCGTCCTCAACGAGATGAACAACGCGGGCGTCTCCGACGACGAGATCAACATGATCACCTGGCAGAACAGCGCCCGGTTCTTCGGCTGGGACCCGTTCAAGCACATCTCGAAGTCCGACGCGACGGTCGGCGCCCTGCGCGCGACGGCCACCGATGTGGACGTCACGATCCGGCCCCGTGCCGAGTGGAAAAAAATGTACGAGGCCGCGCACTAG
- a CDS encoding TetR/AcrR family transcriptional regulator: protein MDLQQSFRTQTANARREAGRDVITARAVELFERQDYDDITVSDLAAAAEISERTFYRYFASRDDVLIEFGVRGGSRIPDQLAARPFSEPPLEALIRAIAHRNEAAQEHSRAWNAIARRLPAKYAFIGEAVGRKIRKMILPVLRQRLTAEQIARGDDVLLVGLAWTIVASVAAANHSTTYTEPLVLEAAARARAAFVAMSEHILEAK, encoded by the coding sequence GTGGATCTACAGCAGTCCTTCCGTACGCAGACCGCGAACGCACGCCGCGAGGCGGGGCGCGACGTGATCACCGCGCGTGCGGTGGAACTGTTCGAGCGGCAGGACTACGACGACATCACCGTGTCGGACCTGGCCGCTGCCGCGGAGATCTCCGAGCGGACGTTCTACCGCTACTTCGCCTCCCGCGACGACGTGCTGATCGAGTTCGGGGTTCGCGGCGGGTCGCGGATTCCCGATCAGCTCGCCGCCCGTCCGTTCAGCGAACCACCGCTGGAGGCACTGATCCGGGCGATCGCCCATCGCAACGAAGCGGCGCAGGAGCACTCTCGCGCCTGGAACGCGATCGCGAGGCGGCTGCCCGCGAAGTACGCGTTCATCGGCGAGGCGGTCGGACGCAAGATCCGGAAGATGATCCTGCCCGTACTGCGGCAGCGGCTCACTGCCGAGCAGATCGCGCGGGGCGACGACGTCCTGCTGGTCGGCCTCGCCTGGACGATCGTCGCGAGCGTCGCCGCAGCGAACCACAGCACCACGTACACCGAACCGCTCGTCCTGGAGGCGGCCGCCCGTGCGCGGGCGGCCTTCGTGGCGATGAGCGAGCACATCCTGGAGGCAAAATGA
- a CDS encoding FAD-dependent monooxygenase: protein MFDVIIAGCGPTGAMLAAELRLHDVRVLVLEKDTEPVSFVRIVGLHIRSLELMAMRGLLERVLEHGRKRPAAGFFAAIPKPVPDGLNSAHAYLLGIPQPVIVRLLEEHAIDLGAQVRRGCTVAGFEQDEEGVTVELAVGEQLRARYFVGCDGARSTVRKHLGVGFPGEPSRTETLMGELEVGVSAEDIAAAVAGVSETPFWIRPAVGGAYSVVVPAAEVSDRAEPPTLEDFQQQLRTIAGTDFGVHSPRWLSRFGDATRLAERYRVGRVLLAGDAAHIHPPAGGQGLNLGVQDAFNLGWKLAAQVRGWAPETLLDTYEAERHPVAEDVLDNTRAQMELSVDEPGPRAVRRLLTGLMDFNEVNRYLIEKITAIDIRYDFGEGPDLLGRRLPDIDVKQGHLYGLLHRGRGLLLDRTERLTVGGWSDRVDYLADPTAALNVPCALLRPDGHVAWIGDDQQDLDAHLSRWFG from the coding sequence ATGTTCGACGTCATCATTGCCGGATGCGGGCCGACCGGCGCGATGCTGGCCGCCGAATTGCGGCTGCACGATGTGCGGGTCCTCGTTCTGGAGAAGGACACCGAGCCCGTATCGTTCGTCCGCATCGTCGGCCTGCATATTCGCAGTCTCGAGCTGATGGCCATGCGCGGACTGCTGGAACGTGTTCTCGAACACGGGAGAAAGCGTCCGGCCGCCGGGTTTTTCGCCGCCATTCCGAAGCCAGTGCCCGACGGCCTGAATTCCGCGCACGCCTATCTGCTGGGCATCCCGCAGCCGGTCATCGTTCGCCTGCTCGAGGAACACGCGATCGACCTGGGTGCGCAGGTCCGGCGTGGTTGTACGGTGGCCGGCTTCGAGCAGGACGAGGAGGGTGTCACCGTCGAGCTCGCAGTCGGGGAACAGCTGCGTGCGCGCTATTTCGTCGGCTGTGACGGAGCACGCAGTACGGTCCGCAAACACCTCGGCGTGGGTTTCCCCGGCGAGCCGTCGCGTACCGAGACGCTGATGGGCGAGCTGGAAGTGGGTGTGTCCGCGGAGGACATCGCCGCTGCGGTGGCCGGAGTCAGCGAGACCCCATTCTGGATCCGGCCCGCCGTCGGCGGCGCGTACAGCGTCGTCGTGCCCGCCGCGGAAGTCAGCGACCGCGCGGAACCGCCCACCCTCGAGGATTTCCAACAGCAGTTGCGCACGATCGCCGGAACCGATTTCGGCGTGCACTCCCCGCGCTGGTTGTCCCGCTTCGGAGACGCCACCCGGCTGGCCGAACGCTATCGGGTCGGGCGGGTGCTGCTGGCCGGCGATGCGGCACACATCCATCCGCCCGCCGGCGGGCAGGGCCTCAACCTGGGTGTTCAGGACGCCTTCAACCTCGGCTGGAAATTGGCCGCGCAGGTGCGCGGCTGGGCGCCGGAAACTCTGCTGGACACCTACGAGGCCGAACGTCATCCGGTCGCCGAGGACGTGTTGGACAACACCCGCGCCCAGATGGAGCTGTCGGTGGACGAGCCGGGCCCGCGGGCCGTGCGCAGGCTGCTCACCGGGCTGATGGACTTCAACGAGGTGAACCGGTATCTGATCGAGAAGATCACCGCGATCGACATCCGCTACGACTTCGGCGAAGGACCCGACCTGCTCGGGCGCCGCCTGCCGGACATCGACGTCAAGCAGGGCCACCTCTACGGGCTGCTGCATCGCGGCCGCGGCCTGCTGCTCGACCGCACCGAACGCCTGACCGTCGGCGGCTGGTCAGACCGGGTCGACTACCTCGCGGATCCCACTGCGGCGCTGAACGTTCCGTGCGCCCTGTTGCGCCCCGACGGCCACGTCGCCTGGATCGGTGACGATCAACAGGACCTGGACGCCCACCTCTCCCGCTGGTTCGGCTAG
- a CDS encoding cytochrome b translates to MNEHSHGPGRSAATRAVPPLRAVLNRVFPDHWSFLLGQIALYSFVVLLVSGTFLALFFEPSMEEAVYDGSYTRLQGTTMSEAYASTVDLSFEVRGGLFMRQLHHWAAMLFMASIVVYLLRVFFTGAFRKPRKAQWVISLLLFWTGLVASYTGYMVLDDGMSASGMRILSAILMSVPVVGSWLAMSVFGGEYPGEVIIGRLYLLHLLTPVLMIGLAAVGAVLRLRQKPAQWPGAHRSSTNVVGQRAFPQYAAKQTGLFLGVSAVLALLGGLFQINPIWLYGPSHAAVAAALSQPAWYVMFLDGAVRLMPPWEVTIPIGDGYAVPPLFWAAVVLPTILVVLPIAYPFIEARVRRDRREHHLLERPRDAPARTASGAMAVTFYLVLTLAGAGDVLALTFHISANAVTWAGRIGLVLLPAVAYWITYRICLGLQQHDREVLARGVETGIIRRLPDGGFTEIHQPLAQPDDQGRSALPYAGSAVPKKLNHLRVLEAVEPASPSTPLDRGVRRPV, encoded by the coding sequence ATGAACGAACATTCCCACGGCCCCGGCCGGTCCGCGGCGACCCGGGCCGTTCCACCGTTGCGCGCCGTGCTCAACAGGGTCTTCCCCGACCACTGGTCGTTCCTGCTGGGTCAGATCGCGCTGTACTCGTTCGTCGTGTTACTCGTCAGCGGCACGTTCCTCGCGTTGTTCTTCGAGCCGTCGATGGAGGAGGCCGTGTACGACGGGTCGTACACGCGGCTGCAGGGAACGACGATGTCCGAGGCCTACGCCTCGACGGTGGACCTCTCGTTCGAGGTTCGCGGTGGTCTGTTCATGCGTCAGCTGCACCACTGGGCGGCGATGCTGTTCATGGCGTCGATCGTGGTGTACCTGCTGCGGGTCTTCTTCACCGGCGCGTTCCGCAAGCCACGGAAGGCGCAGTGGGTGATCAGCCTGCTGTTGTTCTGGACCGGCCTGGTCGCCAGCTACACCGGCTACATGGTGCTGGACGACGGCATGTCCGCTTCCGGTATGCGGATCCTGTCGGCGATCCTCATGTCGGTGCCCGTGGTCGGCTCGTGGCTGGCGATGTCGGTCTTCGGCGGCGAGTACCCGGGCGAGGTGATCATCGGTCGCCTGTACCTCCTGCACCTACTGACGCCGGTGCTGATGATCGGTCTGGCAGCCGTCGGCGCGGTACTGCGGCTCCGGCAGAAGCCCGCCCAGTGGCCGGGTGCGCACCGCAGCAGCACGAACGTCGTGGGTCAGCGCGCCTTTCCGCAGTACGCGGCGAAGCAGACCGGTCTGTTCCTGGGCGTCTCCGCCGTGCTCGCGTTGCTGGGTGGCCTGTTCCAGATCAACCCGATCTGGCTCTACGGACCGTCGCACGCGGCGGTCGCGGCCGCGTTGTCGCAGCCGGCCTGGTACGTCATGTTCCTCGACGGTGCGGTCCGGCTGATGCCGCCCTGGGAGGTCACGATCCCGATCGGTGACGGGTACGCCGTCCCGCCGCTGTTCTGGGCGGCGGTGGTGCTGCCCACGATCCTGGTCGTCCTGCCGATCGCCTACCCGTTCATCGAGGCGCGTGTGCGGCGGGATCGCCGTGAGCATCACCTGCTCGAGCGTCCCCGGGACGCGCCGGCCCGCACGGCGTCGGGGGCCATGGCCGTCACGTTCTACCTCGTGCTGACGCTCGCCGGTGCCGGTGACGTCCTCGCCCTGACGTTCCACATCAGCGCGAACGCGGTCACCTGGGCCGGTCGGATCGGGCTGGTCCTCCTGCCTGCGGTGGCGTACTGGATCACCTACCGCATCTGTCTGGGGCTGCAGCAGCACGACCGGGAGGTCCTGGCACGCGGCGTGGAGACGGGCATCATCCGGCGCCTGCCGGACGGTGGTTTCACGGAGATCCACCAGCCGCTCGCGCAGCCCGACGACCAGGGTCGTAGTGCGTTGCCGTACGCCGGCTCGGCGGTGCCGAAAAAGCTGAACCACCTCCGTGTGCTCGAGGCCGTGGAACCAGCGAGCCCCTCCACACCCCTCGATCGAGGGGTACGACGGCCGGTGTAA
- a CDS encoding amidohydrolase family protein, whose amino-acid sequence MHSRSWTRRDVLTAATAGVGLAATLNSAGPATAAEDGRSKVALTNVRVFDGRRLTAPTTVVVTNGVIGGRTAGARIINGNGGTLLPGLIDAHVHVRSLDMLGQLTGYGVTTALDMGCWPSTLVDSLRHRTGLTDFRSAGVPATPPGSRQSQSPGYPANGVVTGPQQASAFVAARVREGSDYIKLIVDVPGLSQATGNALTVASHAAGKLVMAHAASNATASAVLAAGADVIHHVPLDAALTAAQVSRFVTGGRVAVPTLTMMEGFGALGDPAYDYAQARNSVAALHRAGARILAGSDANTTPGVPVHPEFGSGLHHELELLVQAGLSPVDALRSATVLPASAFRLRDRGLIRPGYRADLVLIDGDPTADIRATRNIRHIWAGGIEYPPAG is encoded by the coding sequence ATGCACAGCAGGAGTTGGACCAGACGCGACGTCCTCACGGCCGCAACGGCGGGCGTGGGACTGGCCGCGACGCTGAACTCGGCCGGCCCCGCGACCGCGGCCGAAGACGGCCGGTCGAAGGTGGCGTTGACCAACGTCCGGGTCTTCGACGGCCGCAGGCTCACCGCGCCGACGACCGTGGTGGTCACCAACGGCGTGATCGGCGGCAGGACGGCCGGCGCCCGGATCATCAACGGCAACGGCGGCACGTTACTGCCCGGCCTGATCGACGCCCACGTCCACGTGCGGAGCCTCGACATGCTGGGGCAGCTGACCGGCTACGGCGTGACTACCGCACTGGACATGGGCTGCTGGCCGTCCACACTGGTCGACTCGCTCCGCCACCGGACCGGTCTGACCGACTTCCGCAGCGCCGGGGTTCCCGCGACCCCACCGGGAAGTCGTCAGAGTCAATCGCCGGGCTACCCGGCGAACGGCGTCGTCACCGGGCCGCAGCAAGCGTCGGCGTTCGTGGCCGCACGGGTCCGCGAGGGCTCGGACTACATCAAGCTCATCGTCGACGTCCCCGGCCTGTCGCAGGCGACCGGCAACGCCCTCACGGTCGCGTCGCACGCGGCGGGCAAGCTCGTCATGGCCCACGCGGCGTCGAACGCCACCGCCAGTGCGGTGCTGGCCGCCGGGGCGGACGTCATCCACCACGTTCCGCTCGACGCCGCCCTCACCGCCGCGCAGGTGTCGCGATTCGTGACGGGGGGCCGCGTGGCGGTGCCGACCCTCACGATGATGGAGGGCTTCGGGGCGCTCGGCGACCCCGCCTACGACTACGCGCAGGCGCGCAACAGCGTCGCCGCGCTGCACCGGGCCGGTGCGCGGATCCTGGCAGGCTCGGATGCCAACACCACCCCCGGTGTCCCCGTCCACCCGGAGTTCGGGTCGGGCCTGCACCACGAACTGGAGCTCCTGGTCCAGGCCGGGCTCTCCCCGGTCGATGCGCTGCGCTCGGCGACCGTGCTGCCGGCCTCGGCGTTCCGGCTGCGTGACCGCGGGCTCATCCGGCCGGGCTACCGAGCCGACCTCGTCCTGATCGACGGCGATCCCACCGCCGACATCCGGGCGACGCGGAACATCCGGCACATCTGGGCGGGCGGCATCGAGTATCCGCCGGCCGGCTGA
- a CDS encoding DUF4287 domain-containing protein: protein MSFQAYLDAIETKTGKTPAELVAAAHERGYGSDTRANEILQWLKDDYELGRGHGMALVHVVKNGPTISDKHVGSTGTHRDPSTVLHLDGKANRGRE, encoded by the coding sequence ATGTCCTTCCAGGCCTACCTCGACGCGATCGAAACCAAGACCGGCAAGACGCCCGCCGAGCTCGTCGCCGCCGCACACGAACGCGGCTACGGCTCCGACACCCGCGCGAACGAAATCCTGCAGTGGCTCAAGGACGACTACGAGCTCGGCCGCGGCCACGGCATGGCCCTCGTCCACGTGGTCAAGAACGGGCCGACGATCAGCGACAAACATGTCGGCAGCACCGGGACCCACCGCGATCCCAGCACCGTTCTGCACTTGGACGGCAAGGCCAACCGCGGCCGGGAATGA